The Spirochaetales bacterium DNA segment GCAGGTGAAAAAGGAGATAACAATTCATCGTCTTCAACAAGAAATCCATGCCGGATCAAAGGCCGGAGAAGATGAACGTCTTTTTGATCGGGTTGCCTTCCTTTTGCTATGTGCTTGAGCGGTGAAGAGGCTTCTTTCGGTAATATTGTCAATATTTCTTCGAAGTATGGGGAAATGACGGGCAATAATTTTTGTTCGTAATGGTTTTCATCCAATTGTAAAAGAGCGGGATTTTTTTCATATCCGCAAGCGATAAGCTTGATCATATAGGGGATGGGACCAGCCCACGATATGATGTTATCGGCGACCTCTTTTTCGATCCCGGAGATCGTTTGAAGCAGTATTGCGCCGTTTTGCACGGAAAGCGGGCCAATGGCGAAATTGGTAAAGATATTGAAAAAAGGAGATTCTTCTATATCCTTGGCGACACATAATTTCTGGAGTTCCAAAAACGATGTGGTTACATATGCGACATTATAATTGTTGGCCAGTGAACGTAAAAAAGAAAAAAACTCCAGGGGGAATTCCTTGTTTCCGGTGACAAAGTGAAAATCATCGAGCAGGAGAATGAGTTTTTTCCCCGCCTGATGAATATCCTGCACTATTTTCTGAAGCGTCGCATACTGATTCGTATCCGGTTCCATATCCGGTGAGGCGCTGCCGATTATTTTTGAAATGAAGTGTTCGGCCCGTTCCGAGGCATGCTCCTGTGAATGCATCAGATAAAAGATATAGTTATCCGGTTGTTTGAGGTGCTCGTTTCTGATTTTCTCATTGAATATATAGTTTATAATCGATGTTTTCCCGCTTTTTCTTCCGCCGATAATCGCGATCGATTGGGGCCTCTCGGCGCCGATACGGGAAAATATCCGTCTGATGATAGCCGTTCTTCCGAAGAAATCATCGGGATTGGTGACAGGTGCATCGGGATCGATCATGAATATTCGTCTCCTCTTAAAAGTTAAAAAACAGGTATATATTTAAATTGGCAAATAAAAACCGCAGCATATCCGGGATAATGTCAATCGAATCATAGCCTGAAGTAATCTCGGACGTTTTTGAACCGAGCATCAGATCGAGTCT contains these protein-coding regions:
- a CDS encoding ATP-binding protein, whose protein sequence is MIDPDAPVTNPDDFFGRTAIIRRIFSRIGAERPQSIAIIGGRKSGKTSIINYIFNEKIRNEHLKQPDNYIFYLMHSQEHASERAEHFISKIIGSASPDMEPDTNQYATLQKIVQDIHQAGKKLILLLDDFHFVTGNKEFPLEFFSFLRSLANNYNVAYVTTSFLELQKLCVAKDIEESPFFNIFTNFAIGPLSVQNGAILLQTISGIEKEVADNIISWAGPIPYMIKLIACGYEKNPALLQLDENHYEQKLLPVISPYFEEILTILPKEASSPLKHIAKGRQPDQKDVHLLRPLIRHGFLVEDDELLSPFSPAFLAFLKRNPAAGLFKGQKYY